The Komagataeibacter sp. FNDCR2 nucleotide sequence GGGCCGTATCCACGCCCGTCACCTTCACGCGTTCGCGCTTGAAGGAAACCATCATGCCGTGCGGATGCTGGCCCGTACGGGTTCCGGCGGCGTTCTGGGTCGATTCCGGCAGGGGCGTGCCGGGGGGGACGATCGTGGCGTCGATGGTGCGCACGATGCGCAGGCCGATCCTGTCGCCCGCATGCAGCACCGGCAACTTTGCGCGGATGTCCGGGTCCACGCGCACGGTGTCCAGGTTGCCCGCCCTGTCACGCAGCAGGATCATGCCCGCGTCGTGGTCCACGCTCTCGACGGTCGCGATGCCCAACTGGTTGCCTACGATGACCGGGGCCTGCGCCACCGCGGGGACAGCCGAAAACCCCACCGGTCCGCTCATGACCGCCACCGCCAGCGCCCATGCGACCCGGCGGGATGCAAACAGCTTCACGCTCATATGTATGTTTCTTCCCTGACATGATTGTACACAGGCTGGTTCCTGCTGGCGGCCCCGGTTCCGGGCCGCCTCCCTCCTCCATAACCCGTGGGGGAAAACATGTATCCAAAAGATGTAGATGCGGTGAAGATGTCAGGCGTAATCCGGCACGCCGGGCATGACCGTGAACCCCGGCAGCGCGCGCAGCCTGCGGGCCCACCGCCGCAGCGCGGGGCAGGTATCGCGCTCCACCCCGACATCGGCCGACAGCGCGAACACCACGAACAGCACCACATCGGCAATGCTGGCGGCAGGGGCGGCGAACCAGTCATGGCCGTCCAGCGCGCGCGCGCTCATGTGGTCTTCCATCCGGCGCAGTGCCGTATCCAGCGCGCCGGTGGCGGGCGCGACGGGCTCGGTGGTGCCCAGCGCGCCCCCACGGCTGGCGGCCAGCGTATCGAGCGCGCCAGCCCCGAAATCCAGCCAGTCCAGGATGGCCCATTCACAGGCGGGGTCGAGCCACGCCCGCGCCACGGCGGGCTGGCGGGCGACAAAATGCACAATGTTGGCAGGCCGCGACAGGTACTGCCCCCCACATTCCAGCACGGGCGGGCACAAGCCCCCCGCCAGCGCCGCCATATGGCGGGCGGCAGGCAGGTCCATGTCCACCGCGACCGTGCGGTATTCCACCCCCATGAGCGACAGGCCAAGGCGCACGGCATAGCAGCGCACATCCGGCGTCCAGTCATACAGGACCATATCCATCTTCACGCCAGTTCTCCCATGACCGGGGCCGTCTCGCCCCCACATTCCACCGCATCGCGCAGGCGTTCGGCCCAGCGCGAAAGGAAGGGAGCGGATGGCCCCTCCGCCCCCGCCGCCCGCACCACATGCAGCATGGCCTGCCCCGCGACCGGCTCATGCACCGCCAGGCCGACGGGGCCACGCCAGACCACGGGCATGTTTTCCGCCCCGCCGATCGCGTGACGCAGATGCGTGACACCCGCGCGGACATGCATGCTGCGCACCGGCGTTATCGCATCCGGCCCCCACGGCGCATGCAGGGGAAAGTCCTCCGCCGCTTCCAGGCTGACCCAGACCAGACCGGCCCCCTCACGCACGCCATAGGCCGCCACATGGATCGAGGCGGGCACGCGCACCTGCGGATGGGCCGGGATCAGCCTGCACCGCGCGGCGGGACCGAACTGCCAGCCATGGTACAGGCAGCCCAGCCCGTCGCCGCGCACAAAACCGAAACTGAGCCGCATGCCGCGATGCGGGCAGCGGTCCTCCCACGCATGGAGGGTGGAGGCGGCGCTGTCCTCGCGCCACAGCACGACCTCACGCCCGCCAATGCGCACGCCCGCGACCTCGCCACGGCGTATATCCGACACGACACTGACCGGATGCCATCTGTGCATATGCTTCCCGCTCCCTTTCGCCGACCAGAACAGGGCGTGCCGCAGGCCATGCGGGACGCGACCGTGTGTTCAGCCATTCTTTCACGCCACGGGATGGCGTGCCATCCCGAGTGGAGCTAACATTGCGCCTTCGTTACGGCAATCCATGCGCGCCATGGATGGCCTGCCGCAAACAGGAACCGGGCCATGACACAGACCACCCCAGCCGCCGAAACCGTTCTGTCCGAATGGCATGTGATCAGCCCGCTGTCGCACCTGCGCGCCATGCCAACCGACACCATGCTGCTGGACCGGCACATCACCTTTGGCCACCACCCGGACGGAACACCCTTCGCCTGTGACGTGGCGGACAGGCGCGCCCTGCCCGTGCAGGCGCGCCATGGCTGCCTGTGGACCTGCCTTGGCACGCCCGACGGCGATGTCCCCGCCATTGTCGAGGCCACGGAGCCGGACCGCAGGGTCGTGGACTGCGGCGTGTTCACCGTGCGGACCTCCGCCCCGCGCATTATCGAGAATTTTCTCGACATGGCGCATTTTCCCTTCGTCCACACCAACATCCTCGGGGCCGAGCCGGATACGGAAGTCGCGCGCTACACCATAGAACTGCGCGAAAACGGGAACGAGGTCTGGGCCACGGACTGCCATTTCTACCAGCCGCAGGCCGCCCTTTCCGCCGCCGGGGGCATAGAGACCGAATACCTGTACCGCGTGGCCGGCCCGTTCGTGACGCTGCTGTACAAGACCTGCCCCACCCAGCCCGGGCGCTTTGATGTCATCACCCTGTTCGTCCAGCCCATGACACAGGAATGCAGCCGCGCGCATCCGGTCATGTTCCTGATTGACGATGTCTCGCCCCAGGCCGACCTGATCCAGTTCCAGCAGACCATCTTCCTGCAGGACCGCATCATACTGGAGAACCAGCGCCCGCGCCGCCTGCCCATTGCCGGTGGGGCGGAAGTGCCCACCATGGCCGATCGCATGTCGGTGGCGTACCGGCGCTGGCTGCGCGACCGTGGGGTGACGTACGGCACGACGTCGTGAACCCGACACCTGCGCGTGCTGCATCACCCCCCTTCACCCCACGGGGCTGCGCGGGGGAAGGCCATGGTGTACGCTTGCGGCTTGCCAGACGGATCAAGCCGGAAAGACCATGACATGACCGACCAGAACACGCAGGACGCCTTCACGCAGGGCAAGGCCGCCGCCACGAAGGGGGAGCCGCTGATCGAGAACCCGTTCGACGAATCCCTGCCCGCCTATGGGGAATGGAACAAGGGCTGGTGGAGCGTGCGTGAAAATGACGGCGACTTCGACCCCTTCGCCGAAAAATGACCCGTCCTTCCACGATAGCGTGAGGTCATGGAAACGTGAGCGCGGGCATATTGTGGCGGGTCATGTCCTGTGAAATGAAGGTGGCGACGGTTCGCCTGTAACCAGCACGGCGTCTGTCCTCAGAAAATGAAGGCGGTATCGGCAACGGTGCCGCCTTTTTTCCATCCGGCCGCCTTCCTCAGGACCGGGCCGACATGCTGCCCGGCGCGTGCGGCTGCGACTGGGCCGCCATTGGCCCGCCCACGCGCGCGCAGATGCGAAAGGCCAGCAGCGCCCCGGCGGAGGTCAGGAAAATCGGCACCCACATGTCATGGCCGACATGCGTGAACTCGATGCCCAGCGCCAGCGCCGTAAGCGGCATGGCCATGAACGTGCCCAGAAAGGCGATCCCGCCCAGCAGCGCCGTCGTACCCACATCCACCGCCGGGAACCACAGGTTCCACCCCGCCGCCAGCACGCTGGCCAGCAGCGCGCCCATGGTCAGGCTGGGCGTGAGCAGCCCGCCCGCCGCACCGGCGCGCAGCGCCCCCATGATGACAAGGATTTTCAGCACCAGCAGGGTCGCGGCCAGTTCCATGCCCAGTTGCGCCGAAAGCGCCAGTTGCATGGGCCCGCGCCCGTTACCGGGCAGTTGCGGGTAAAAGCATGTCAGCACCCCCATGAGGGGAAACACCACAAGACACCACCCCACACGCCCGACACCGCGCGCCGCGTGGTTCTGCGCCACGCCCGCCAGCCGCTTGACCCCATGCGCGCCGATACCGATGACCGGCCCCGCGCACAGCGCCCACACCATGACGGCGGGCGTCACCACCATCGGCCCGATTTCGTACTGGTGCACATTGCCCAGCACCGCCCACGGCACGAAGGCCCCGATGGCCGATGCCCCGACCGCGCACATCACCGCGCGCTGTCCCACCTGCGCCAGCAGTACTTCCAGTATGAACAGCGCGCCCCCCAGCGGCACGTTATAGACGGCTGAAAGCCCCGCCCCCGCGCCACAGGCGATGATGATGCGCCGGTCATCCGCCGCAAGCCGCAGCACGCGCCCCATGCCGGTGGCCAGCACCGCCCCCAGTTCACGCGGCGCGACCTCGCGCCCCAGTGGCGAACCCAGCGCCACCGTCACGATCTGGAGCAGCACATGCACCAGTGTGGAAAGGGGGGGCATGGGCTTGCCCGGCCCCGTTTTGCCCACGCTGGCGGCGATGCTGATGAGCGGCTGGCCAAACCGCCCCAGCGCCCACCAGCCCACACCGGCCACGAGACCGGCCGCGCACAGGGCCGCGACCCGCCGCCACGCCGGCGCCGCGCTGACCCCCTGAAGGAAGTTATGCGGTCCCCCCGCCTGCCCGTAGCCATAGGCCAGGTGCTGGATCATGTGCAGCAGCAGCGAAAGCGCCGTGCCCCCCAGCCCGGACAGGACGCCCGTGCCAATGACCGCGACAGCCAGCACCGGCCATGGGGATGTTGTGGTGGAAGGGGACGGGGAGGAAACGGGTGCGCTCATGGTGCAATGAGGTATGCCGGATCAGGGGCGGGGCGCAAGCCACGCACGGGCTGGCAACGCATGTTGCGGGCCTGCCATGGAGAACCCGCGCCGTCTGGCCCACGGGTTCCTATGCCCGATTCGGACCGCAATGGTAGGGATATGTCGGACAGGGGTGTCCAGCCACGACTTCCGGCACCCCGGCGGCGCCTGTCCTTATGGCCGTTTTACTTCGATATACAGTACTGCCGCCGCCGTGACCGGTGAAGCCGGTGCGCCATACGGGACACAGGGCCATGCAACCGGGTGGAACGGGCGCTTTCGGCAGGGAACTTCCCACCCCCGCATGTACTCATACGAAGGGGCGCGAACGGGGCCGGAAGGTGTGCATAACGGCAACACATCCGCGCCGTAATGAACGCTTCGAAATCCGGTAGCAAGTTCATATTGCTTCAGGATATAGTTGCCTGTACGGAACTAGAGGCAAGAAAATGAAATTTCAGGGGCAAGGCAGGAAGGGAACAAAATGAAATTCGTTATTGCCATCATCAAGCCATTCAAGCTCGATGAGGTACGCGAAGGGTTGCACTCCATCGGTGTCGATGCACTGACCGCAACCGAGGTGAAGGGATATGGCCGCCAGAAAGGCCAGACCGAGATCTATCGCGGTGCCGAATACAACATTCAGTTTCTGCCCAAGATCAAGCTTGAGATCGCGGTGCCGGACGCCCTGTGCGAAAAGGTGGTGGACGTGATCCAGACCGCCGCATGCACCGGCAAGATTGGCGATGGAAAGATTTTTGTTCTCGATCTTGAACAGGCAATACGGATCAGAACGCAGGAAACCGGAGAAAACGCACTGTGATCACAAAGATTGGCAAGAAAGCAGGGCTGGCGGGTGTGATTGGCGCGGCGGCCATGACCAGCCTGCCCGCCATGGCGGCCGACGCGGCCCCCCCCGCGATCGACACCGGCGATACCGCATGGATGCTGGTCAGCACGGCGCTCGTGCTGATGATGACCATTCCGGGCCTGGGCCTGTTCTATGCCGGCATGGTCCGCAAGAAAAACGTGCTTGCGACGCTTATGCAGTCGTTTGCGATCTGCTGCATCATGACCGTGGTGTGGATGATGCTGGGCTACAGCCTGGCCTTTACTTCGGGCAACGCCTATATCGGCGGCCTGTCGCGGGTCATGCTCAACGGGCTGGGCGCTGGCATTTCCAAGGGTTCGGACGTGGCCTTCACCATGGCGGCGGGCACGCCCGCGGCCGTGGCCATGACCATCCCCGAGAGCGTGTTCATGACGTTCCAGATGACATTCGCGATCATCACCCCGGCCCTGATTGCCGGTGCGTTCGCCGAACGGATGAAGTTCAGCGCCCTGTGCGTGTTCACCATCGCCTGGTCGCTGCTGGTCTATGTGCCCATCGCCCACTGGGTGTGGGGACCGGACGGATGGGTCGCGGGCAAGATCGGCGCCATTGACTTCGCCGGTGGCACGGTCGTGCATATCAATGCCGGTATCGCCGGTCTTGTCGCGGCCCTGGTGATCGGGCGGCGCAAGGGCTACGGCGTTGATGACCTGTCTCCCTACAACCTGACCTATGCCGTGATCGGCGCGTCCCTGCTGTGGGTTGGCTGGTTCGGCTTCAACGCCGGGTCCGCCGTCGGCGCGAATGGCCGTGCGGGCATGGCCATGGCCACGACCCAGATCGCGACGGCGGGCGCCGGTGTCGCATGGATGTGCGCCGAATGGCTGAAGACCGGCAAGCCCACGGTGCTGGGCATCATTTCCGGCGCGGTGGCGGGCCTTGTGGCCATTACGCCCGCGGCGGGCTTCGTGCTGCCCGGCGGCGCGCTGCTGATCGGCCTTGTGGCCGGTGTGGTCTGCTTCTGGGGTGCGACAACGCTGAAGCACCTGATGGGCTATGATGACAGCCTCGATGCGTTTGGCGTGCATGGCATTGGCGGTATTGTCGGCGCGCTGCTGACCGGCGTGTTCGCCTATGGCCCGCTTTCCGCCACCGACGCCAGCCCCGATGGTGTCAGCGGGTCGTTCGCGCAGTTCCTGGCGCAGGCGGAATCCGTGGGTGTCACCATCGTATGGTGTGGTGTGCTGACCTTCGTGATCCTGAAGATCGTGGACCTGACGATCGGCCTGCGTGTCTCCGCGGATGAGGAAATGGAAGGCCTCGACATGGCCCTGCATGGTGAGCGGATCAACTCCTGATCCCTTCCCCCGGAAAATACGAGGGCGGTCCCATGGGGCCGCCCTTTTTTTATGCCCGGCCCTGCCGGACCCGCCTGGAAGCAGGCGAAAGTTTTTTCCAGAAAGCTTCAAAGAACGCCGCCTTTTTGAAAAAAGGCGGCAGCCAGAAACTTTTATCAATTTATTATCAATTGGTTAACTGAAGGCTCTTGTCAGAAATCCTGCGATATTCCGGTCAGGATCGTGCGGCGCAGGCCATATTGCGGCGCCCCCACCCCGATGCCGGTGCCACTGCGCAGCATGTAGGGGTGATCGAACAGGTTGGTGACATCCAGCCGCAACTGCGTGGTGCGGAAAAACGGGGAATGGAACAGATCCCGAAAGGACTGCACCAGCGCCATGTTGAACGTGGCGTATTGCGGCACCACGCCGCCATTGGGAACGTCCGTATCCTGCCGCAGCCCGCTGCCATAAACCATGGTGGCCGACAGCCGGGTGGGATGGCCCGTGCGGTAAAAGAACGTGTAGGCCCCCCCGGCCGAGGCGGTCCACCGCTGGTCATGGTCCAGATGCACCCAGTGCTGGCTGATATAGGCCAGGTCACCGGACGCGAAATTGAACTGCGCGCTGGTAATGTCCTTCCCGATCGCCCGGGACCACGCCATGTTGCCATAGAGCGAAAGCGGCCCGTGATCGTAGGACGTGGCGAATTCATACCCGTTCACCTGCCCGCGCCGGTAATTGAAGCCGGACAGGATGATGGGCGCGCCGAACTGTCCTTCATCGATCAGGTTATGGGCCAGCTTGTAATAGGCATCGAACGAGACGCGCCAGCCCGGCATGAGAACCTGCTCGATCCCGGCATCGAAGTAGTGGTCGCGCTCGGCGCGCACCGTCCCGCTTCCCCCGGACGGCGCGGCGCCGGACGTAGTGGCGAACTGCCGCAGGTCCGTCCCGCCCACGACCTCGAACGGCGGCGGCGTGAAGTAGCGTGAATATCCCGCATGCAGCGTCGCCCCCTTCCATGCGCGCCAGACCACGTTGATGCGCGGGCTGAGCTGGTGCTCATCGGTATATTCGCCCACGCCGTCAAAACGCAGGCCGTAATTGAGGGTCACGTTACGCAGCGGCCGCCATTCATCCTGCGCATACAGGCCATAGATATCGCCCGTGCGGCCATTGCCGGTGTGAATGTTGACCATCTGGTCCCGCGCGTCGAACACCGTGGCGTCGGCCTTGGTTATATTCCGCTCGGCAAAGACCTGAAAACCGAAACGGATGGTATGGTCGGGCCGGACCCGCCATGTCACGTCGCTCTGGGCGCCGGTGGACATGACCGAGCGTTCGGCATGCTGGCTTATGCCCATATAGGCCAGGTCACCCCCATTGGGGTCGGGGCTGTAACCAAGGCTGCTGTAGCGGGAGAAAACCGATGTCTGCAGGCTGAACGCCCCGATATCCTTCTGTAGCGACAGGATGCCGAAATCAGTGATTTCCTTCTGGCGTTCGTTCAGGTCACCGCTCTGTGGCGCATGGGGCAGCAGGCTGCTGTAATTATCGCCAAACAGGGGCTGGCCGCCGATATTGGGCAACTGGTACTGCGCGTTCGAAACCCCGGCGATCAGGCTGATCCGGGTGTTTTCATCCACCGTATAGCGCAGATGCCCGAGGAAATGGTACTGGTTGCTCAGGTCATGCGGCGCATTGAACGACGGGGTCGTGTTCTCGATCCCCACCCGGTCATGCACGTAATCGGCGGTCAGGAAATAATCCCACTTCCCGTACTGCCCGCCATACTGTGCGGAGGGGAAGAAATAATCCCGCGCGCCGCCGTAAACCGAGATATTGCCGCCTTTGTTGGTCGCGCCGTTCTTGGTGGTGATGTCCACCACGCCCGCCTGCAGGAACCCGTATTCGACCGGCAGCGCCCCGGTGGTGAGCGAGAGGTTATCGGCAAAGCGGGTCATCAGCGTCTGGCCGAACACATTCATGCCCTCGGGTAGCTGCACGCCATCCAGCCGGAACTGCACCTCGTTATGGTCGCCGCGCACATGGATCTGCCCGTAGCTGTCCTGCGCCACGCCGGGGGCCTGCAACAGCACGCTGTTCAGGCCCGCGTTATCCCCGCCGGGAATGGTTTCAAGCGCCTTGCGGCTGAAGGCGTGGACCGTGGCCCCGGTGGAAGGCTGCAATTGCAGGCGCGCCCGGTCCAGCCGGGCCGTGACCGTCATGGTCTCGGGCGCGGAGGAGGGTTGCGTCAACCCGTTCCCCCCAGCCTGCGCGGGGGTGGTGGACGTGGATGGTGTGTCGACCGCCACGCCCTGCGCCATGGCCACCGCAAGCGGGGTCAGGCAGGTCATGGCCGCCAGCACGGCGGGAGAGAGGGGATGGGGGAAAAACCATAAACGCAGCATGGCGCAGCAGCCTCGCATCCGGAATGAAGAGTTCGGGAGGCGCAGCTTTATTTGGTACAATATAACATAACAATATGAAAAAGCAGGACGCGTGCGCCAACACGCCATCTGTTGCCTGTCTGCAACATATCGCAGGCATGAATCCGCACCCCGGCCTGCCGGCCGGCCGCTGGAAACGCGGCCCTGGGTGTTCAGTCCCAGGTCATGGGACGGGCTGAAGCATATGGATGGGTCGGGAAACGGGGCGCGCGGCCCCTGTGAGCGGCCCCTGCGCGCGACCCCTGCGCGCGGCCGGGTCAGTCCCTGCCGGGCCGGGGTTCCATGACAAGCGGCGGCAGATGCGATGCATCGCGCAGATAGGCATTGAGGAACGTCCGCACGGCGGAACGGGCGATGAAGTCAATATGCGCCTGATCCGTATTGACCGGCAGTTGCAGCCGCGCCCGCGCCGCGATGCGGGTCTGGCACAGGGCATAGAACTGCTCGGCCGCGAAAACGGGGTCGGGAATATTCAGCACGCCGGCGTCATTATGCTGCATGAGCCATGCGGCGAAGATGTCGATGGCCTTCTGCGGGCCATGGGCCCAGAACGTCTCGGCCAGGGTGGGGAATTTGGCGGCTTCGGAAATGATGATCCGGTTGAGCATGAGCGACAGCGGCGATGTCAGCAGCCTGATCATGGCCACCGCCAGATGCTCCAGCGATTCCGTAAGGTTCGCCCCCTCGTCTATCCGCCGGAACAGCAGGGGCAGCTTTTCGCACGCGCACTGTTCCACAAAGGCGGAGAACAGCGTGGCCTTGCTGTCGAAGTAATTATACAGCGTCCCCTTGGACACCCCGGCATCGCGCGCGATGCCGGACATGCTTGCGCCTTCATACCCCTTTTCAGCAAAAACACGCGCGGCACCGGCCAGTATCTGCTGGCGCTTGGCGGCAGAGGCACCCGAGAGCGGGCCGTCTTCCGCCTGCGTCCTGCCTGAATGGTCTGCCGTGATGCCCATTGAAATCATCCTGCCTGCGTAATCGGAGCGTACTTTCGATTGACCCCGTGTGGAAAGCCGATAGGCTAGGGGACTGACCGAACTGATCGGTCATTCATGCCATGGTAGCGAAACCATGCCATGGAGAACAGATTTATATTAACTGTTTCAGGGACAACAGGGGGCCGGGTTGGTAGGCAGGGGAATTTCATGG carries:
- a CDS encoding ammonium transporter, with the translated sequence MTSLPAMAADAAPPAIDTGDTAWMLVSTALVLMMTIPGLGLFYAGMVRKKNVLATLMQSFAICCIMTVVWMMLGYSLAFTSGNAYIGGLSRVMLNGLGAGISKGSDVAFTMAAGTPAAVAMTIPESVFMTFQMTFAIITPALIAGAFAERMKFSALCVFTIAWSLLVYVPIAHWVWGPDGWVAGKIGAIDFAGGTVVHINAGIAGLVAALVIGRRKGYGVDDLSPYNLTYAVIGASLLWVGWFGFNAGSAVGANGRAGMAMATTQIATAGAGVAWMCAEWLKTGKPTVLGIISGAVAGLVAITPAAGFVLPGGALLIGLVAGVVCFWGATTLKHLMGYDDSLDAFGVHGIGGIVGALLTGVFAYGPLSATDASPDGVSGSFAQFLAQAESVGVTIVWCGVLTFVILKIVDLTIGLRVSADEEMEGLDMALHGERINS
- a CDS encoding TetR/AcrR family transcriptional regulator is translated as MGITADHSGRTQAEDGPLSGASAAKRQQILAGAARVFAEKGYEGASMSGIARDAGVSKGTLYNYFDSKATLFSAFVEQCACEKLPLLFRRIDEGANLTESLEHLAVAMIRLLTSPLSLMLNRIIISEAAKFPTLAETFWAHGPQKAIDIFAAWLMQHNDAGVLNIPDPVFAAEQFYALCQTRIAARARLQLPVNTDQAHIDFIARSAVRTFLNAYLRDASHLPPLVMEPRPGRD
- a CDS encoding preprotein translocase subunit YajC, translated to MSVKLFASRRVAWALAVAVMSGPVGFSAVPAVAQAPVIVGNQLGIATVESVDHDAGMILLRDRAGNLDTVRVDPDIRAKLPVLHAGDRIGLRIVRTIDATIVPPGTPLPESTQNAAGTRTGQHPHGMMVSFKRERVKVTGVDTARNQVTFVDPDDITRVVLVRQKPMQEFLKTLKVGDEVDTTVMDAVSFSVLSRLPA
- a CDS encoding Rieske (2Fe-2S) protein, giving the protein MHRWHPVSVVSDIRRGEVAGVRIGGREVVLWREDSAASTLHAWEDRCPHRGMRLSFGFVRGDGLGCLYHGWQFGPAARCRLIPAHPQVRVPASIHVAAYGVREGAGLVWVSLEAAEDFPLHAPWGPDAITPVRSMHVRAGVTHLRHAIGGAENMPVVWRGPVGLAVHEPVAGQAMLHVVRAAGAEGPSAPFLSRWAERLRDAVECGGETAPVMGELA
- a CDS encoding P-II family nitrogen regulator, with product MKFVIAIIKPFKLDEVREGLHSIGVDALTATEVKGYGRQKGQTEIYRGAEYNIQFLPKIKLEIAVPDALCEKVVDVIQTAACTGKIGDGKIFVLDLEQAIRIRTQETGENAL
- a CDS encoding chloride channel protein, whose product is MSAPVSSPSPSTTTSPWPVLAVAVIGTGVLSGLGGTALSLLLHMIQHLAYGYGQAGGPHNFLQGVSAAPAWRRVAALCAAGLVAGVGWWALGRFGQPLISIAASVGKTGPGKPMPPLSTLVHVLLQIVTVALGSPLGREVAPRELGAVLATGMGRVLRLAADDRRIIIACGAGAGLSAVYNVPLGGALFILEVLLAQVGQRAVMCAVGASAIGAFVPWAVLGNVHQYEIGPMVVTPAVMVWALCAGPVIGIGAHGVKRLAGVAQNHAARGVGRVGWCLVVFPLMGVLTCFYPQLPGNGRGPMQLALSAQLGMELAATLLVLKILVIMGALRAGAAGGLLTPSLTMGALLASVLAAGWNLWFPAVDVGTTALLGGIAFLGTFMAMPLTALALGIEFTHVGHDMWVPIFLTSAGALLAFRICARVGGPMAAQSQPHAPGSMSARS
- a CDS encoding aromatic ring-hydroxylating dioxygenase subunit alpha gives rise to the protein MTQTTPAAETVLSEWHVISPLSHLRAMPTDTMLLDRHITFGHHPDGTPFACDVADRRALPVQARHGCLWTCLGTPDGDVPAIVEATEPDRRVVDCGVFTVRTSAPRIIENFLDMAHFPFVHTNILGAEPDTEVARYTIELRENGNEVWATDCHFYQPQAALSAAGGIETEYLYRVAGPFVTLLYKTCPTQPGRFDVITLFVQPMTQECSRAHPVMFLIDDVSPQADLIQFQQTIFLQDRIILENQRPRRLPIAGGAEVPTMADRMSVAYRRWLRDRGVTYGTTS
- a CDS encoding glutathione S-transferase family protein, with product MDMVLYDWTPDVRCYAVRLGLSLMGVEYRTVAVDMDLPAARHMAALAGGLCPPVLECGGQYLSRPANIVHFVARQPAVARAWLDPACEWAILDWLDFGAGALDTLAASRGGALGTTEPVAPATGALDTALRRMEDHMSARALDGHDWFAAPAASIADVVLFVVFALSADVGVERDTCPALRRWARRLRALPGFTVMPGVPDYA
- a CDS encoding TonB-dependent receptor, which gives rise to MLRLWFFPHPLSPAVLAAMTCLTPLAVAMAQGVAVDTPSTSTTPAQAGGNGLTQPSSAPETMTVTARLDRARLQLQPSTGATVHAFSRKALETIPGGDNAGLNSVLLQAPGVAQDSYGQIHVRGDHNEVQFRLDGVQLPEGMNVFGQTLMTRFADNLSLTTGALPVEYGFLQAGVVDITTKNGATNKGGNISVYGGARDYFFPSAQYGGQYGKWDYFLTADYVHDRVGIENTTPSFNAPHDLSNQYHFLGHLRYTVDENTRISLIAGVSNAQYQLPNIGGQPLFGDNYSSLLPHAPQSGDLNERQKEITDFGILSLQKDIGAFSLQTSVFSRYSSLGYSPDPNGGDLAYMGISQHAERSVMSTGAQSDVTWRVRPDHTIRFGFQVFAERNITKADATVFDARDQMVNIHTGNGRTGDIYGLYAQDEWRPLRNVTLNYGLRFDGVGEYTDEHQLSPRINVVWRAWKGATLHAGYSRYFTPPPFEVVGGTDLRQFATTSGAAPSGGSGTVRAERDHYFDAGIEQVLMPGWRVSFDAYYKLAHNLIDEGQFGAPIILSGFNYRRGQVNGYEFATSYDHGPLSLYGNMAWSRAIGKDITSAQFNFASGDLAYISQHWVHLDHDQRWTASAGGAYTFFYRTGHPTRLSATMVYGSGLRQDTDVPNGGVVPQYATFNMALVQSFRDLFHSPFFRTTQLRLDVTNLFDHPYMLRSGTGIGVGAPQYGLRRTILTGISQDF